From the genome of Delphinus delphis chromosome 8, mDelDel1.2, whole genome shotgun sequence, one region includes:
- the CFAP68 gene encoding cilia- and flagella-associated protein 68 isoform X1, with protein MTATHCYCCSEFLQREFLISFLTNPHCGSLVNADGHAEVWTDWNDMSKFFQYGWRCTTNEDAYSNRTLMGNWNQERYDLKHIVQPKPLPSQFGHYFETTYDTSYNKKIPLSTHRFKREPHWFPGHQPELVPPPYKCTEKSTYMSSYSEPHIEHHSVCVWNPNNCQFQSP; from the exons AGAGAGTTCCTCATCTCATTCCTTACAAACCCACACTGTGGCAGCCTCGTTAATGCAGATGGCCATGCTGAAGTATGGACAGATTGGAATGATATGTCCAAGTTTTTCCAGTATGGATGGAGATGTACCACTAATGAAGATGCCTATTCAAACCGTACCCTCATGGGCAACTGGAACCAGGAGAGATATGACCTAAAGCATATCGTGCAGCCCAAACCCTTGCCTTCCCAG TTTGGACACTATTTTGAAACGACATATGATACAAGCTACAACAAAAAAATACCACTTTCAACCCATA gGTTTAAGCGAGAGCCTCACTGGTTCCCAGGACATCAACCTGAGCTGGTTCCTCCTCCATACAAATGCACAGAAAAGTCAACTTACATGAGTAGCTATTCAGAGCCTCACATTGAgcatcactctgtgtgtgtgtggaatccTAATAACTGCCAATTTCAGAGTCCATGA
- the CRYAB gene encoding alpha-crystallin B chain — translation MDIAIHHPWIRRPFFPFHSPSRLFDQFFGEHLLESDLFPASTSLSPFYLRLPSFLRAPSWIDTGLSEMRLEKDRFSVNLDVKHFSPEELKVKVLGDVIEVHGKHEERQDEHGFVSREFHRKYRIPADVDPLTITSSLSSDGILTVNGPRKQVSGPERTIPITREEKPAVTAAPKK, via the exons ATGGACATCGCCATCCACCACCCCTGGATCCGCcgccccttctttccttttcactctcCCAGCCGCCTCTTTGACCAGTTCTTTGGCGAACACCTGTTGGAGTCTGATCTCTTCCCAGCTTCTACTTCCCTGAGCCCCTTCTACCTTCGGCTGCCTTCATTTCTGCGGGCACCCAGCTGGATTGACACTGGGCTCTCAGAG ATGCGGCTGGAGAAGGACAGATTCTCTGTCAACCTGGATGTGAAGCACTTCTCCCCAGAGGAActcaaggtcaaggtgctgggaGATGTGATTGAGGTGCATGGAAAACATGAAGAGCGCCAG GATGAACATGGCTTCGTCTCCCGGGAGTTCCACCGGAAGTACCGGATCCCAGCTGATGTGGACCCTCTCACAATTACTTCATCCCTGTCATCTGATGGCATCCTCACTGTGAATGGACCAAGGAAACAGGTCTCGGGCCCTGAGCGCACCATTCCCATCACCCGTGAAGAGAAACCTGCTGTCACTGCAGCCCCCAAGAAGTAG
- the HSPB2 gene encoding heat shock protein beta-2, whose translation MSGRSVPHAHPATAEYEFANPSRLGEQRFGEGLLPEEILTPTLYHGYYVRPRAVQAGEGSRAGASELRLSEGKFQAFLDVSHFTPDEVTVRTVDNLLEVSARHPQRLDRHGFVSREFCRTYVLPADVDPWRVRAALSHDGILNLEAPRGGRHLDTEVNEVYISLLPAPPDPEEEEEASVEP comes from the exons ATGTCGGGCCGCTCGGTGCCACATGCCCACCCGGCCACCGCCGAGTACGAGTTTGCCAACCCGAGCCGCCTGGGCGAGCAGCGCTTCGGGGAAG GCCTCCTGCCAGAAGAGATCCTGACCCCCACCCTCTACCATGGCTACTATGTCCGGCCCCGGGCTGTCCAAGCTGGGGAGGGCAGCAGGGCAGGGGCCTCTGAGCTTCGGCTCAGTGAGGGCAAGTTCCAGGCGTTTCTGGATGTGAGCCACTTTACCCCCGATGAGGTAACCGTGAGGACTGTGGACAACCTACTGGAGGTGTCTGCCCGGCACCCCCAGCGCCTGGACCGCCATGGCTTCGTGTCCAGAGAGTTCTGCCGAACCTACGTCCTGCCTGCTGATGTTGACCCCTGGCGGGTCCGCGCTGCTCTCTCCCATGATGGCATCCTCAACCTGGAGGCGCCTCGGGGTGGCCGACATTTGGACACAGAGGTCAATGAGGTCTACATCTCCTTGCTCCCTGCACCTCCTGatccagaggaagaggaggaagccagTGTTGAGCCCTGA
- the C8H11orf52 gene encoding uncharacterized protein C11orf52 homolog has translation MGNRLGCGGSWSCPSTFQRKKKMGSQARRTLKQQQQQNGTKGHDPTGRTYEQVLKQPVSQEMSQGLMSEESSLHYADIQLCSLTQTRSAQEVKHLQLENATEYATLYFPQSTPRYDSKNGTLV, from the exons ATGGGAAACCGGCTCGGCTGCGGGGGAAGCTG GAGCTGCCCATCAACtttccagaggaaaaagaaaatgg GGAGCCAAGCAAGACGGACattaaagcagcagcagcaacagaatGGCACAAAG GGCCATGACCCAACGGGACGTACGTATGAGCAGGTGTTAAAGCAGCCTGTGTCTCAGGAGATGAGTCAAGGCCTCATGTCGGAGGAGAGCAGCTTACACTATGCAGACATTCAATTGTGCAGCCTAACCCAGACACGCTCTGCCCAGGAGGTGAAGCACCTACAGCTAGAAAATGCTACAGAATATGCGACGCTTTACTTCCCCCAGTCCACACCCCGCTATGACAGCAAGAACGGGACCCTAGTATGA